One region of Maylandia zebra isolate NMK-2024a linkage group LG10, Mzebra_GT3a, whole genome shotgun sequence genomic DNA includes:
- the scn4bb gene encoding sodium channel, voltage-gated, type IV, beta b: MKVRWIGVEPVRLGPPHTTCGLVFSLLLGAWSAQALEMSVGKIPFLQAVNGSTVTLPCTYASCIGIENLYFNWQFNDNGTMQKVCESVIPSEGVVPDVTIFRERVEFVGKNHHNNVSILLLNITFEDGGQYTCFGRNPKEHHKNHSAIFNLIVVDELREVDNTLTIIIASAVGGAIALLMGFMLLKNFTLFVLTKLEEKNKECLVTSSGIDNTENGLSGSKADSKPTPKKK, translated from the exons ATGAAGGTCCGGTGGATTGGGGTTGAACCCGTGAGGCTGGGCCCTCCACACACAACCTGTGGCCTGGTCTTCTCTTTGCTGCTTG GTGCGTGGTCTGCTCAGGCCCTTGAGATGTCTGTCGGGAAAATTCCCTTCCTTCAGGCAGTGAATGGGAGCACAGTTACTTTGCCGTGCACCTATGCCAGCTGTATTGGCATTGAAAATCTCTACTTCAACTGGCAATTCAATGACAACGGCACTATGCAAAAG GTCTGTGAGTCAGTGATACCTTCAGAGGGGGTGGTGCCAGATGTGACTATATTCCGGGAGCGTGTGGAGTTTGTGGGGAAAAACCATCATAATAACGTCTCCATCTTGTTGTTGAACATCACCTTTGAGGATGGGGGACAGTACACGTGTTTTGGACGCAATCCCAAAGAGCACCACAAGAACCATAGTGCCATCTTCAACCTCATAGTGGTTGACGAGT TGAGGGAGGTGGACAACACGCTGACCATCATCATAGCTTCGGCTGTGGGTGGGGCAATTGCACTGCTGATGGGCTTCATGCTGCTCAAGAACTTCACTCTCTTTGTTCTCACCAAGCTTGAGGAGAAGAA TAAGGAGTGCCTTGTAACTTCATCAGGGATTGACAACACAGAAAATGGCCTCTCAGGATCCAAAGCAGATTCAAAACCAACaccaaaaaagaaatga
- the mpzl2b gene encoding myelin protein zero-like protein 2b isoform X2, with the protein MYRILPLLLLGGFFLTGVRHVTGIEIRTEKEMEAVNGTDVKLSCTFSSTHPVTPGSVTVSWYFQPLNSKPGESLFYYENETPHPPSSPQFKGHVVWSGDIMRKDASITLQDVNPTFNGTYSCQVRNPPDFQGNIGEINLRVINKVSLSEIGFLAIIVGGACGVILLILTIIMAVKFYKKKRREDDFELHEHDFKDPTVW; encoded by the exons ATGTATCGGATATTACCTCTGCTCCTCCTGGGAGGATTCTTCCTGACAG GTGTGCGGCATGTTACTGGGATAGAAATTAGAACGGAGAAGGAAATGGAAGCAGTCAACGGGACGGATGTGAAACTAAGCTGCACCTTCAGTAGTACTCATCCAGTGACTCCAGGTTCTGTCACAGTATCCTGGTACTTCCAACCCCTGAATTCAAAACCCGGCGAGTCT CTGTTTTACTACGAGAATGAAACGCCTCACCCTCCATCGTCTCCGCAGTTCAAAGGGCATGTAGTGTGGTCGGGAGATATCATGAGAAAAGATGCTTCCATCACTCTCCAGGACGTGAATCCAACTTTTAATGGCACCTACAGCTGCCAAGTGAGAAACCCTCCAGACTTTCAAGGCAATATTGGAGAGATCAACCTCAGAGTGATCAACAAAG TGTCCCTCTCTGAGATAGGTTTCCTGGCGATCATAGTTGGAGGTGCTTGTGGTGTAATCCTGCTCATTCTCACTATCATTATGGCAGTGAAGTTCTACAAGAAAAAGCGAAGGGAAGATGACTTTGAGCTGCACGAGCACGATTTCAAAGACCCAACTGTGTGGTGA
- the mpzl2b gene encoding myelin protein zero-like protein 2b isoform X3 has translation MYRILPLLLLGGFFLTGVRHVTGIEIRTEKEMEAVNGTDVKLSCTFSSTHPVTPGSVTVSWYFQPLNSKPGESLFYYENETPHPPSSPQFKGHVVWSGDIMRKDASITLQDVNPTFNGTYSCQVRNPPDFQGNIGEINLRVINKVSLSEIGFLAIIVGGACGVILLILTIIMAVKFYKKKRREDDFELHEHDFKDPTVCKPEEAEHLTALQKKKEVSSDDEESEPSSGDDDDDDDDDDDDDDDD, from the exons ATGTATCGGATATTACCTCTGCTCCTCCTGGGAGGATTCTTCCTGACAG GTGTGCGGCATGTTACTGGGATAGAAATTAGAACGGAGAAGGAAATGGAAGCAGTCAACGGGACGGATGTGAAACTAAGCTGCACCTTCAGTAGTACTCATCCAGTGACTCCAGGTTCTGTCACAGTATCCTGGTACTTCCAACCCCTGAATTCAAAACCCGGCGAGTCT CTGTTTTACTACGAGAATGAAACGCCTCACCCTCCATCGTCTCCGCAGTTCAAAGGGCATGTAGTGTGGTCGGGAGATATCATGAGAAAAGATGCTTCCATCACTCTCCAGGACGTGAATCCAACTTTTAATGGCACCTACAGCTGCCAAGTGAGAAACCCTCCAGACTTTCAAGGCAATATTGGAGAGATCAACCTCAGAGTGATCAACAAAG TGTCCCTCTCTGAGATAGGTTTCCTGGCGATCATAGTTGGAGGTGCTTGTGGTGTAATCCTGCTCATTCTCACTATCATTATGGCAGTGAAGTTCTACAAGAAAAAGCGAAGGGAAGATGACTTTGAGCTGCACGAGCACGATTTCAAAGACCCAACTGTGTG CAAACCCGAGGAGGCAGAGCATCTGACAGCCttgcagaagaaaaaagaggtCAGTTCAGACGATGAAGAGTCTGAGCCCAGCAgtggagatgatgatgatgatgatgatgacgatgacgacgatgacgatgatgattaG
- the mpzl2b gene encoding myelin protein zero-like protein 2b isoform X1, with amino-acid sequence MGVRHVTGIEIRTEKEMEAVNGTDVKLSCTFSSTHPVTPGSVTVSWYFQPLNSKPGESLFYYENETPHPPSSPQFKGHVVWSGDIMRKDASITLQDVNPTFNGTYSCQVRNPPDFQGNIGEINLRVINKVSLSEIGFLAIIVGGACGVILLILTIIMAVKFYKKKRREDDFELHEHDFKDPTVCKPEEAEHLTALQKKKEVSSDDEESEPSSGDDDDDDDDDDDDDDDD; translated from the exons ATGG GTGTGCGGCATGTTACTGGGATAGAAATTAGAACGGAGAAGGAAATGGAAGCAGTCAACGGGACGGATGTGAAACTAAGCTGCACCTTCAGTAGTACTCATCCAGTGACTCCAGGTTCTGTCACAGTATCCTGGTACTTCCAACCCCTGAATTCAAAACCCGGCGAGTCT CTGTTTTACTACGAGAATGAAACGCCTCACCCTCCATCGTCTCCGCAGTTCAAAGGGCATGTAGTGTGGTCGGGAGATATCATGAGAAAAGATGCTTCCATCACTCTCCAGGACGTGAATCCAACTTTTAATGGCACCTACAGCTGCCAAGTGAGAAACCCTCCAGACTTTCAAGGCAATATTGGAGAGATCAACCTCAGAGTGATCAACAAAG TGTCCCTCTCTGAGATAGGTTTCCTGGCGATCATAGTTGGAGGTGCTTGTGGTGTAATCCTGCTCATTCTCACTATCATTATGGCAGTGAAGTTCTACAAGAAAAAGCGAAGGGAAGATGACTTTGAGCTGCACGAGCACGATTTCAAAGACCCAACTGTGTG CAAACCCGAGGAGGCAGAGCATCTGACAGCCttgcagaagaaaaaagaggtCAGTTCAGACGATGAAGAGTCTGAGCCCAGCAgtggagatgatgatgatgatgatgatgacgatgacgacgatgacgatgatgattaG